The following nucleotide sequence is from Myxococcota bacterium.
GGCGCGGTGAACGCGACGCTGATGGACCGACTGCGCAGCACCTTCCGCTACTGGGAAGCCTCCTTCGATGCGGGTGCGGCCTACAACTCGAGCGCGACCGAGACGGTCCTCGGCACGACCGGGCTGCGGCTCTTCCGGGAGAAGGGGCCAACGCGCTTCCTGCTCGAGGGGTCGGGCCGCTACGGCAATCAGAAGAGCCGTGGTGAGGAGCGCTCGGTCACCGAGAACGTCGTGATTGGCTTCCTGCGCGGAGAGTACGACTTCACGGATCGCCTCTACGGCTATGCCTCCCTGCGCGGCACCCACGACGCGATTCAGCATCTCGCCCTGCGCGGTGAGCCGCGCGCCGGTGCCGGTGCGCACATCGTCCGCAGCGACCGCTTCAACTTCTCCGCGGACGTCGGTGGCGCCTGGATCTACGAGCAGTTCTTCGGCACCGAGCCGATCGATGGCCTGCCGCCGCTGAAGCGGAACCGCGGGCGCAACAACTACTGGACCATTGCGTTCGGTGCCCAGGCCGATGCGCAGCTTCCCTTCGGCACCATCTGGCGGGGCCGGGCCGAGTACCTGCCGGCCGTCGACGACTGGGAGCGCGACTACCTGATTCGTGCCGAGACGTCCCTCGAGTTCCCGCTCCTCGAATGGCTCGCCTTCCGGGTGGCGCTGATCGACGAGTACGACAACACCCCGGCCGAAGGCGCCCGGCGCAACCGGGTCACGACCACGGCAGCGCTCTCGCTCCGCTTCCCTTAGGCGTGTCGCAGCCCTGGGGGCGGGGCTCCCGCCCCCGGCGCTGCGATCCCCGTCACATTCCGTCCGCGAGGCTCCGCCGCTAGAAGGCTCGGAGGCAGCGACGGAGGTGACCGATGGGCGACAACGTCCGGGAACGGGAACCGCTGGCGACCGAGCCGGCGACGGGCTTCGAGCGCTACGCAGTCACGCTGATCGTCGTGTCCGGGGACGTCCCCGGCGACGAACACGGGATCCTGCGGCCTCGCTGGGTGATCGGTTCGGGGGAGGGCGCCGACGCGGTCTTCGACGACCCGACGATGGTCGCTGCACACGCGGCGGTCGAGTTCCATCGCGGCGGGTTCCGGCTCGTAGCGCTGGCGCCCGCGGAGGCGCCGGTGGGCTGCAACGGGCAGAGCGTGACCCAGCAAGAGCTGCGTCACGGGGACCGCATCGCAGTCGGCAATCACGTCCTGCAGATCCTGATCGAGAAACCGGACGCGGCCCCGATCTACCGGATCGATGGGTAGGGCGCGCGCGTCGGGCGCCGACCCACGCGGACTAGCGTCGCGCGACTTTGCGCGGGCCGGCCTGGACCGGCGCCGGCTGCTGCCAGGGGTCGAAGCGGGTCTGGCGGGCGGTGACGATGTAGCGCTGTGGCGCATCCCCGACGAAGTAGAAGGGGTAACACGTCACCAGGGTGAGCGTCGGTTCGTCGGTCGGGGCCAACACGTCCACCCGGTCCGGGGTGACGATGTCGATCTGTGCGACCTCGTAGTGGGTCACGCCGCCGAGCGTGGTCAACGAGAGCGCGTCGCCGGCCTCGAGATGGCGGAGTCCGCGGAAGTAACCGTCTCGATGTCCGGCGATGCCCAGATTGCCGTCCTCGCCGAGGCGGGCGGTGCCTTCGATGCGTCCGACCGCGCGGTCGAGGGTCGTCTCGTCGGTGCCGTCGAGCACCATCACCGAGACGTCGGCCGCCGGGATCTCGAGCCGACCGAGTGCTTCGACCGCGGCCTCGCGGGACGCTTCGTAGCGCTCGATCCGGCCGGGCGACCAGTCGCGGAAGTCGGGCGCTTCGCGGTGCAGCGCCTGCTGGCGCGCTAGGGCCGAATCGAAGGCTTCCCGGGTGGCGGTCTGGGTGTGCTGGGCCTGGGCGCACGCCGCGACGTAGAGCGCGGTGCACACCAGGCCGCCCACCCCGAGCACCCACTCGAGGCCGCGCAAACCGGCCCGGAGCACCCGGCGCGGGGCGCCGGGCGTTCGGGGACGATGCGTGGATGACGCCGGGTTCATCCGAACCTCGCGTTCGCGGAGTCGCCGCAGGGGGCGGTCCTAGCCGAGGAAGCGGCGGCGGGCCCAGTGCACCACGACGGCGCCGGCCAGACCGAGGGCACCGGCGAAGCCAACGGCCGGCAGCGAGCTGGCGGTCTTCGGCAGCTCGATCGGCGCGGGCTCGGGCTCTTCCACCGGCTCCGGCGGCGGAGGCGGTGCGGGAGCCGGCTCGGCGACCGGCGGCGGCGGGGCCGGCTCGGGCTCGGGCGTGCTCGCGCACGCGCCGAGGAACAGGGCCATCACGATGAAGAGACAGATGCGCTTCATGAAATCCTCACATCGGGGGGGACAGTGGGGCGAAGCATGACATACCCACGGGGGTCCTGCAGGCCCTCGAATGGGTGGATTCCTACTCGTCTCGGCGCGGACGCTGGGGGGGCGATCCAGGGCGGCCGGGCCGGGTGGAGGCGGTGTCTCGGCGTTGGCGCCACTCTGCGAGGCGGTCGGCGACCGGGCCCTCCGCGCCATACCGGGTGGGCTCGTAGAAGCGGCGGCCCGCCAGCCCGT
It contains:
- a CDS encoding DUF481 domain-containing protein codes for the protein MRFENPRQACRGSRGVGIVLALSLSWFVVSAAHAEDIVVVKGDSLRGTVVDLTPAGAVFEPIHGAGSIVIPWADIESIQSSTEFGILYGDDGEAQGQLLDVLDDGNSLLIGTEGGAAQRIEPGTLFRTFRDGAVNATLMDRLRSTFRYWEASFDAGAAYNSSATETVLGTTGLRLFREKGPTRFLLEGSGRYGNQKSRGEERSVTENVVIGFLRGEYDFTDRLYGYASLRGTHDAIQHLALRGEPRAGAGAHIVRSDRFNFSADVGGAWIYEQFFGTEPIDGLPPLKRNRGRNNYWTIAFGAQADAQLPFGTIWRGRAEYLPAVDDWERDYLIRAETSLEFPLLEWLAFRVALIDEYDNTPAEGARRNRVTTTAALSLRFP
- a CDS encoding class D sortase — encoded protein: MNPASSTHRPRTPGAPRRVLRAGLRGLEWVLGVGGLVCTALYVAACAQAQHTQTATREAFDSALARQQALHREAPDFRDWSPGRIERYEASREAAVEALGRLEIPAADVSVMVLDGTDETTLDRAVGRIEGTARLGEDGNLGIAGHRDGYFRGLRHLEAGDALSLTTLGGVTHYEVAQIDIVTPDRVDVLAPTDEPTLTLVTCYPFYFVGDAPQRYIVTARQTRFDPWQQPAPVQAGPRKVARR
- a CDS encoding LPXTG cell wall anchor domain-containing protein, which produces MKRICLFIVMALFLGACASTPEPEPAPPPPVAEPAPAPPPPPEPVEEPEPAPIELPKTASSLPAVGFAGALGLAGAVVVHWARRRFLG
- a CDS encoding FHA domain-containing protein yields the protein MGDNVREREPLATEPATGFERYAVTLIVVSGDVPGDEHGILRPRWVIGSGEGADAVFDDPTMVAAHAAVEFHRGGFRLVALAPAEAPVGCNGQSVTQQELRHGDRIAVGNHVLQILIEKPDAAPIYRIDG